Genomic DNA from Vicinamibacteria bacterium:
CTTCCAGTTCGGCCCCGTGGCGATCGCTGAGATCGAGTACAACCTCGAGCCGCTGAAGCCGTACCTCAACGCGTAATCTCCGCGGAAGTGGAGGCCGACTTCTGGGAGTCCTTTCACGCGTTCATCGATTTCTCTCCAGAATGTGCGCCGGCTATCAGGGCCTGCTGCCCCGTCTCCCTGACTACTACGAGAAAATCCGCCGCCCGACCCTCATCCTCTGGGGCAGGCGCGAGCGCCACTTCCCTCTCGCTCACGCGGAGCGGCTCCATGAGCTCGTTCCCTCCTCGGAGCTCGTCCTCATCTCCGGTGGAGAGCACTGGATGGCCTGGCGACGGGCCGCTGATCTGGCCGAGATCGTTCGTCGCTTTCTCAGTGGGCTCGCTCCGCCATCCTCCGTTTGACACGACAGTCGTGTTACACGAAAATCGTGTAATGAGGAATGTCACGATTACCCTCGAGGAAGAGGTGGCCCGATGGGCCAGGGTGCAGGCCGCCGAAAGAAATACCAGCGTTTCTCGACTCGTGGGAGAGTTATTGCGCCAATACATGAAAGACGAACAGGCCTACTCGTCGGCAATGAAACGCTACCTAACGAGAAAGCCCAAACGGCTGAAGCGCCGCGGCGACCAGTACCCCGATCGCGAGGAGCTCCATGACCGCAACCGTCTTCGTTGACTCGAACGTACTCGTCTATCATCGGGACGCTTCCGAGAACGAAAAGCAGCCTCAAGCCGAGGTTTGGCTCCGCGCTCTATGGAAGGACCGGGCGGCCCGCATTAGCTACCAGGTGCTCTACGAGTACTACGTGAACGT
This window encodes:
- a CDS encoding alpha/beta hydrolase, coding for MCAGYQGLLPRLPDYYEKIRRPTLILWGRRERHFPLAHAERLHELVPSSELVLISGGEHWMAWRRAADLAEIVRRFLSGLAPPSSV
- a CDS encoding DUF6364 family protein, translated to MRNVTITLEEEVARWARVQAAERNTSVSRLVGELLRQYMKDEQAYSSAMKRYLTRKPKRLKRRGDQYPDREELHDRNRLR